From a region of the Falco cherrug isolate bFalChe1 chromosome 9, bFalChe1.pri, whole genome shotgun sequence genome:
- the CCDC186 gene encoding coiled-coil domain-containing protein 186, whose product MMEGYLPEMQSTLEPVNRLDNASSRSPDNEKSDNASGVKDCSSISYTGDGADVLEGESRLLPLDQDLTAFGISSNGTLSEREEQQCGGADCGANTCSERKIEGCTKPEHLSSEELERKDPKPNQTEQSLMEILQELREESDFVKKPSDKIYSESPYDTDCTKKLISTIHQNSSQEDLLKEIESELLSTDFSKERKFPNGVQKGEHALAVFEKCVQDKYVEQEQTIKKLIKENKKHQELILEICSEKDNLKDELKKRTETEKQHLSIIKQLEARMEELNKEVKASKDKLLTQDAAAKNAIQQLHKEMAFRMEQANKKCEEARHEKETMVMKYVRGEKEALDLRKEKEILERRVRDANKEIEKHTNKIKQLSQEKGRLHQLFETKDGEATRLNREIEKLKEEINSHVIKVKWAQNKLKTEVDSHKETKERLKDAMTKLTEAKEEADQIRKNCQEMIKTYQESEEIKSNELDAKLRVTKGELEKQIQEKSDHLEVHHAKIKELEDLKRTFKEGMDELRTLRTKVKCLEDERLRTEDELSKYKEIINRQKTEIQNLLDRVKTVDCLQDQHQRDEQEISALKEEVDGFNSLVADLQKDIEGSRKRESELLIFTEKLTSKNAQLQSENNSLQTQLDKLSYSERELQNQLECVQRCKDDLATKLQKEEDQRKLEVETLQAQLASEQKELTALKTHVDELKDELATQKRKHAANLKDLTKQLQLARRKLDQMENGNYDKEVSSMGSRSSSSGSLNARSSNEDRSPENTGSSVAVDSFPEVDKSVLVERILRLQKAHARKNEKMEFMEDHIKQLVEEIRKKTKIIQSYILREEAGTLSSEASDFNKVHLSRRGGIMASLYTSHPADSGLTLELSLEINRKLQAVLEDTLLKNITLKENLQTLGTEIERLIKHKHELEQRIKQT is encoded by the exons atgaTGGAGGGATATTTACCAGAAATGCAAAGCACGCTGGAGCCCGTCAATCGGTTGGACAATGCCTCTTCCAGGTCCCCAGATAATGAGAAGTCTGATAACGCTTCTGGAGTGAAGGACTGCTCAAGCATCAGTTATACTGGAGATGGTGCTGATGTCTTGGAAGGGGAATCGAGGTTGTTGCCCTTGGACCAGGATTTAACAGCTTTTGGCATAAGCAGCAATGGGACCCTGTCAgaaagagaggagcagcagtgtggAGGGGCAGACTGCGGTGCCAATACCTGCTCTGAAAGAAAGATAGAAGGctgcacaaaaccagaacatttaTCTAGTGAAGAATTGGAACGAAAAGATCCAAAACCTAATCAGACAGAACAATCATTAATGGAAATACTACAAGAGCTAAGGGAGGAGTCTGACTTTGTGAAAAAGCCAAGTGATAAAATCTATTCAGAAAGCCCTTATGACACAGACTGCACAAAGAAGCTTATTTCCACAATACATCAGAATTCCTCACAGGAGGATTTGCTAAAGGAAATAGAGTCAGAACTCTTATctacagatttttcaaaggaacGAAAGTTCCCAAATGGTGTGCAAAAGGGTGAACATGCCTTGgctgtgtttgaaaaatgtgtGCAAGATAAGTACGTGGAGCAAGAACAAACTATAAAAAA attgattaaagaaaataaaaaacatcagGAACTGATTTTGGAAATTTGCTCAGAGAAGGACAACTTAAAAGATGAGTTGAAAAAAcgaacagaaacagaaaagcagcacctCAGCATTATTAAACAG TTGGAAGCAAGAATGGAAGAGCTTAATAAAGAAGTGAAAGCTAGTAAAGACAAACTTTTAACTCAAGATGCAGCAGCCAAAAATGCTATTCAGCAGTTGCATAAAGAGATGGCTTTCCGAATGGAACAG gcaaacaagaaatgtgaagaagcacgccatgaaaaggaaacaatggTGATGAAATACGTCCGAGGGGAGAAGGAGGCACTTGACCTCCGAAAGGAAAAGGAGATACTTGAGAGAAGAGTGAGAGATGCaaacaaagaaatagaaaagcatactaataaaatcaaacaactttctcaggaaaaaggaagattGCACCAGCTCTTTGAAACTAAG GACGGTGAAGCCACTCGACTCaacagagaaatagaaaaattgaaagaagaaatcaaCTCTCATGTTATTAAAGTAAAATGGGCTCAGAACaaattgaaaacagaagtggaTTCACACAAG GAAACCAAAGAACGCCTCAAAGATGCAATGACAAAATTAACTGAAGCAAAAGAAGAAGCGGACCAGATAAGGAAAAACTGCCAAGAAATGATAAAAACCTATCAA GagtcagaagaaattaaatcaaatgAATTGGATGCAAAACTCCGAGTAACTAAAGGAGAACTAGAGAAACAAATTCAGGAGAAGTCTGATCACCTAGAG GTTCATCATGCGAAAATAAAAGAACTGGAAGACTTGAAGAGAACATTTAAAGAAGGCATGGATGAACTTCGAACACTGAGAACGAAG GTGAAGTGTCTAGAGGATGAGCGTTTAAGAACAGAAGATGAATTATCCAAGTATAAAGAAATCATTAAtagacagaaaactgaaattcagaatttgCTGGACAGAGTCAAAACTGTAGATTGTCTGCAGGATCAACATCAGAG AGATGAACAAGAAATCAGTGCTTTAAAGGAAGAAGTAGATGGTTTCAATTCTCTGGTTGCTGATCTTCAGAAGGACATTGAAGGTAGCCGGAAAAGAGAATCTGAGCTGTTGatattcactgaaaaattaaccAGTAAGAATGCACAGCTTCAGTCTGAGAACAATTCCTTACAGACCCAGTTGGATAAGCTTTCTTACAGTGAAAGAGAGCTGCAGAATCAGCTGGAATGTGTTCAACGGTGTAAAGATGATCTG GCCACCAAGTTACAGAAGGAGGAAGATCAGCGAAAGCTAGAGGTCGAGACGCTACAGGCTCAGCTAGCTTCAGAGCAGAAAGAATTGACAGCGCTGAAGACCCATGTGGATGAACTGAAAGATGAACTGGCTACCCAGAAGCGCAAGCATGCAGCAAACCTGAAGGATCTCACAAAACAACTTCAGCTag CACGGAGGAAATTGGATCAGATGGAAAATGGTAATTATGACAAAGAAGTCAGCAGCATGGGGAGCCGTTCCAGTTCATCAG GGTCCCTTAATGCGCGCAGCAGCAATGAGGATCGGTCACCTGAGAATACTGGATCTTCTGTTGCTGTGGATAGCTTCCCAGAGGTCGACAAGTCTGTCTTGGTTGAAAGAATACTAAGGCTGCAGAAAGCACATGCTcgaaaaaatgaaaagatggaGTTTATGGAGGATCACATTAAACAACTGGTGgaggaaatcaggaaaaaaacaaa AATTATTCAGAGTTACATTTTGCGGGAAGAAGCTGGAACACTATCATCAGAGGCCTCTGACTTCAACAAAGTACACTTGAGTAGACGGGGTGGGATTATGGCATCTCTGTATACATCTCATCCCGCAGATAGTGGTCTCACATTGGAGCTCTCCTTAGAGATAAACAGGAAGCTACAGGCTGTGTTAGAAGAtacattactgaaaaatattacGTTGAAA GAAAACCTTCAAACTCTAGGAACAGAAATAGAACGGCTTATTAAACACAAGCATGAACTGGAACAGAGAATAAAGCAGACGTAA